Proteins from a single region of Aureibacter tunicatorum:
- a CDS encoding sirohydrochlorin chelatase yields MKGILLCGHGSRTKSGTDAFKALVGILKERYKDYEVDYGFLEFNHPVYEASIERMYQKGVREIYALPVILFAGSHAKNDIPYEMNTIQSYYEDLTIKMGRHIGVSSYLVELTKQRIIEREQELPHVDRKESCLLVVGRGTTDTDANSDVHKLACMVGEGMGFGFTTVAYSGTAYPTVPEGLALIDKFGFKRVIAVPFFFFTGILLQRIYSQIEEFNGNSSTEYIYTDAFGTDELMLKAFDERLDEVVNGNPNMNCQLCKYRKQIVGFEEEQGKEQIGHHLNVKGVLFEEDEKVGDKENMTSRFKKLLGI; encoded by the coding sequence ATGAAAGGAATATTGCTTTGCGGACATGGGAGTCGCACCAAGTCAGGTACAGATGCTTTCAAGGCACTGGTGGGAATACTTAAAGAGCGTTATAAAGATTATGAAGTCGATTATGGCTTTTTAGAGTTCAACCATCCTGTCTATGAAGCGTCAATAGAGCGAATGTATCAAAAGGGCGTAAGGGAAATTTATGCTTTGCCGGTGATACTTTTTGCTGGGTCTCATGCCAAAAACGATATTCCTTATGAGATGAATACGATTCAGAGTTATTACGAAGATCTGACGATAAAAATGGGCAGGCATATCGGGGTGAGCTCATATTTAGTTGAACTAACAAAACAAAGAATCATTGAGAGAGAGCAAGAATTGCCTCATGTTGATCGAAAAGAATCCTGTCTTTTAGTTGTGGGCAGAGGCACGACAGATACCGATGCCAATTCAGATGTCCATAAGTTGGCTTGCATGGTGGGCGAAGGAATGGGCTTTGGTTTCACTACAGTTGCTTATAGCGGAACAGCTTACCCTACAGTGCCGGAAGGTTTAGCATTGATTGACAAGTTTGGCTTTAAACGGGTGATTGCTGTTCCTTTTTTCTTCTTTACAGGAATATTATTGCAGAGAATTTATAGCCAAATAGAAGAGTTCAACGGAAATTCTTCAACAGAATATATCTACACCGATGCTTTTGGGACGGATGAACTGATGTTGAAAGCATTTGATGAGAGATTGGATGAAGTTGTCAATGGAAACCCGAACATGAATTGCCAATTATGCAAGTATCGAAAGCAGATTGTAGGTTTCGAAGAGGAGCAAGGCAAAGAGCAAATAGGTCATCATCTGAATGTCAAAGGAGTGCTTTTCGAAGAAGATGAAAAGGTGGGCGACAAGGAAAATATGACTTCAAGGTTTAAAAAGTTATTGGGGATTTGA